The following proteins come from a genomic window of Prionailurus viverrinus isolate Anna chromosome D1, UM_Priviv_1.0, whole genome shotgun sequence:
- the LOC125176959 gene encoding olfactory receptor 10A2, producing MAEGNRTRVGEFILMSFSSLPTEIQSLLFLTFLIIYLVTLLGNSLIILVTLADPMLHSPMYFFLRNLSFLEIGFNLVIVPKMLGTLLARDTTISFLGCAMQMYFFFFFGVAECVLLATMAYDRYVAICNPLHYPVIMNQRTRAKLAVASWFPGFPIATVQTTWLFSFPFCGTNKVNHFFCDSPPVLRLVCADTAMFEIYAIVGTVLVVMIPCLLILCSYLRIAAAILKIPSAKGKHKAFSTCSSHLLVVSLFYVSLSLTYFRPKSNNSPESKKLLSLSYTVVTPMLNPIIYSLRNNEVKNALGRTFHKAFGLRICIP from the coding sequence ATGGCTGAAGGAAACCGGACAAGAGTTGGGGAGTTTATCCTCATGAGCTTCTCTTCCCTACCTACTGAAATACAGTCACTACTCTTCCTGACATTTCTAATCATCTACCTGGTCACGCTATTGGGAAACAGCCTCATCATTCTTGTTACCTTGGCTGACCCCATGCTGCACagccccatgtacttcttcctcaggAACTTGTCCTTCTTGGAGATTGGCTTCAACCTAGTCATCGTGCCCAAGATGCTGGGGACCCTGCTTGCCCGGGACACAACCATCTCCTTCCTTGGCTGTGCCATGCAgatgtatttcttcttcttctttggagTTGCTGAATGCGTCCTCCTGGCCACCATGGCATATGACCGCTATGTAGCCATCTGCAATCCCTTGCACTACCCAGTCATCATGAACCAGAGGACACGTGCCAAATTGGCTGTTGCCTCCTGGTTTCCAGGCTTTCCCATAGCTACTGTGCAGACCACTTGGCTCTTCAGCTTTCCATTCTGTGGCACCAACAAGGTGAACCACTTCTTCTGTGACAGCCCACCTGTGCTGAGACTGGTGTGTGCAGACACAGCAATGTTTGAGATCTATGCGATTGTTGGCACTGTGCTGGTCGTCATGATACCCTGCTTGCTGATCCTGTGTTCCTACCTTCGCATTGCTGCTGCCATCCTTAAGATTCCATCAGCTAAAGGGAAGCATAAAGCCTTCTCtacctgctcctcccacctccttGTTGTCTCCCTTTTCTATGTGTCATTAAGCCTCACCTACTTCCGGCCTAAATCCAATAATTCGCCTGAGAGCAAAAAGCTGCTGTCATTGTCCTACACTGTTGTGACTCCCATGTTGAACCCCATCATCTATAGCCTGAGAAATAATGAGGTGAAGAATGCCCTTGGCCGGACCTTCCACAAGGCTTTCGGCCTTAGAATTTGCATCCCATAG
- the LOC125176967 gene encoding olfactory receptor 10A2-like, with amino-acid sequence MAEGNRTRVGEFILMSFSSLPTEIQSLLFLTFLIIYLVTLLGNSLIILVTLADPMLHSPMYFFLRNLSFLEIGFNLVIVPKMLGTLLARDTTISFLGCAMQMYFFFFFGVAECVLLATMAYDRYVAICNPLHYPVIMNQRTRAKLAVASWFPGFPIATVQTTWLFSFPFCGTNKVNHFFCDSPPVLRLVCADTAMFEIYAIVGTVLVVMIPCLLILCSYLRIAAAILKIPSAKGKHKAFSTCSSHLLVVSLFYVSSSLTYFRPKSNNSPESKKLLSLSYTVVTPMLNPIIYSLRNNEVKNALGRTFRKALGLRFCIP; translated from the coding sequence ATGGCTGAAGGAAACCGGACAAGAGTTGGGGAGTTTATCCTCATGAGCTTCTCTTCCCTACCTACTGAAATACAGTCACTACTCTTCCTGACATTTCTAATCATCTACCTGGTCACGCTATTGGGAAACAGCCTCATCATTCTTGTTACCTTGGCTGACCCCATGCTGCACagccccatgtacttcttcctcaggAACTTGTCCTTCTTGGAGATTGGCTTCAACCTAGTCATCGTGCCCAAGATGCTGGGGACCCTGCTTGCCCGGGACACAACCATCTCCTTCCTTGGCTGTGCCATGCAgatgtatttcttcttcttctttggagTTGCTGAATGCGTCCTCCTGGCCACCATGGCATATGACCGCTATGTAGCCATCTGCAATCCCTTGCACTACCCAGTCATCATGAACCAGAGGACACGTGCCAAATTGGCTGTTGCCTCCTGGTTTCCAGGCTTTCCCATAGCTACTGTGCAGACCACTTGGCTCTTCAGCTTTCCATTCTGTGGCACCAACAAGGTGAACCACTTCTTCTGTGACAGCCCACCTGTGCTGAGACTGGTGTGTGCAGACACAGCAATGTTTGAGATCTATGCGATTGTTGGCACTGTGCTGGTCGTCATGATACCCTGCTTGCTGATCCTGTGTTCCTACCTTCGCATTGCTGCTGCCATCCTTAAGATTCCATCAGCTAAAGGGAAGCATAAAGCCTTCTCtacctgctcctcccacctccttGTTGTCTCCCTATTCTATGTATCTTCAAGCCTCACCTACTTCCGGCCTAAATCCAATAATTCGCCTGAGAGCAAAAAGCTGCTGTCATTGTCCTACACTGTTGTGACTCCCATGTTGAACCCCATCATCTATAGCCTGAGAAATAATGAAGTGAAGAATGCCCTTGGCCGGACTTTCCGCAAGGCTTTAGGCCTTAGATTTTGCATCCCATAA
- the LOC125176937 gene encoding olfactory receptor 10A4: protein MMWGNWTIVSEFVLVSFSTLSSELQALLFLLFLTVYLVTLMGNILIILVTTADSALQNPMYFFLRNLSFLEIGFNLVIVPKMLGTLIIQDTTISFLGCASQMYFFFFFGAAECCLLATMAYDRYVAICDPLRYPIIMNRKACAQLAAASWFSGFPVATVQTTWIFSFPFCGPNRVNHFFCDSPPVIALVCADTSLFELEALTATVLFILFPFLLILGSYVRILSTIFRMPSAEGKRKAFSTCSSHLLVVSLFYSTAILTYFRPRSSTSPESKKLLSLSYTVVTPMLNPIIYSLRNSEVKSALRRVIRRTLGPQKL from the coding sequence ATGATGTGGGGAAACTGGACAATTGTCAGTGAGTTTGTCCTTGTGAGTTTTTCAACCTTATCCTCTGAGCTACAAGCTCtactatttctcctttttttgacTGTTTACCTGGTTACTCTAATGGGCAATATTCTCATCATCCTGGTCACTACAGCTGACTCTGCTCTACAAAACCCTATGTACTTCTTCCTCAGGAACTTGTCCTTCCTGGAGATAGGCTTCAACTTGGTCATTGTGCCCAAGATGCTGGGGACTCTGATCATCCAAGACACAACCATATCCTTCCTTGGCTGTGCCTCtcagatgtatttctttttcttctttggggcTGCTGAGTGTTGCCTCCTGGCCACAATGGCatatgaccgctatgtggccatctgtgaCCCTTTGCGCTACCCAATCATTATGAACCGCAAGGCCTGTGCCCAGCTAGCAGCTGCCTCTTGGTTCTCAGGGTTTCCAGTGGCCACCGTGCAAACCACATGGATTTTCAGCTTCCCTTTTTGTGGCCCCAACAGAGTGAACCACTTCTTTTGTGACAGCCCCCCTGTCATTGCACTGGTCTGTGCTGATACCTCTCTGTTTGAACTGGAGGCTCTGACGGCCACTGTCTTATtcatcctctttcctttcttgctgATCCTGGGATCCTATGTCCGCATTCTTTCCACTATCTTCAGGATGCCCTCAGCTGAGGGGAAACGCAAGGCCTTCTCCACCTGTTCCTCCCACCTTCTGGTTGTGTCCCTCTTCTACAGCACTGCCATCCTCACATACTTCCGACCCCGGTCCAGCACCTCTCCTGAGAGCAAGAAGTTGTTGTCACTCTCCTACACAGTAGTGACTCCCATGTTGAACCCCATCATCTACAGCTTAAGGAACAGTGAAGTGAAGTCTGCACTGAGGCGAGTCATCCGCAGGACCCTGGGCCCTCAGAAACTATGA
- the LOC125177056 gene encoding olfactory receptor 2D2: MRETNQTQVTEFLLLGLSDDPHTQKLLFILFLGVYLITVLANLLLTYLVQVDSRLHTPMYFFLCNLSLADFCFSTNIVPQALAHLLSQKKVISFTRCATQLLFFLIFGCTQCAFLAVMSYDRYVAICNPLHYPSIMTWRVCVQLAAGSWTSGILVSVVDTTFTLSLPYQGSNSIAHFFCEAPALLILASTDTHTSEMVIFLMGVVILLIPVSLILVSYSHIIVTVVRMKSAVGRLKAFSTCGSHLMVVILFYGSAIVTYMTPKSSKEQEKLVSVFYGVVTPMLNPLIYSLRNKDVKGALRKVATRNFSCRLEIFH; this comes from the coding sequence atgAGAGAAACAAATCAGACACAGGTGACAGAATTCCTCCTTCTGGGACTTTCTGATGACCCACACACCCAGAAGTTGCTATTCATTTTATTCCTGGGTGTCTACCTCATCACTGTGCTTGCAAATCTACTTCTCACGTACCTTGTTCAGGTTGACTCCCGGCTTCACACAcccatgtattttttcctctgcAACTTATCTCTGGCTGACTTCTGTTTTTCTACCAACATCGTTCCCCAGGCCCTAGCCCACCTGCTATCCCAGAAGAAGGTCATTTCATTCACACGTTGTGCAACTCAGCTTCTATTCTTCCTCATTTTTGGGTGCACCCAGTGTGCCTTTCTGGCAGTGATGTCCTATGATCGGTACGTGGCCATCTGCAACCCTTTGCATTACCCTAGCATCATGACTTGGAGGGTGTGTGTCCAGCTGGCTGCAGGATCATGGACCAGTGGCATTCTGGTGTCTGTGGTAGATACCACTTTTACACTAAGTTTACCCTACCAAGGCAGCAATAGtattgctcatttcttttgtgaGGCCCCTGCACTGTTGATCCTGGCATCCACAGACACTCATACTTCAGAGATGGTCATTTTCCTCATGGGTGTTGTGATTCTCCTCATACCTGTTTCCCTAATTCTGGTATCCTATAGTCACATCATAGTGACTGTGGTCAGGATGAAGTCAGCTGTGGGGAGGCTCAAGGCATTCTCTACCTGTGGCTCCCACCTCATGGTGGTCATCCTTTTTTATGGGTCAGCAATTGTCACTTACATGACTCCAAAGTCTtccaaagaacaggaaaaactGGTGTCTGTGTTTTATGGAGTGGTGACACCTATGCTTAATCCCCTCATCTATAGCTTGAGAAACAAGGACGTGAAGGGAGCTCTGAGAAAAGTAGCCACAAGGAATTTCTCATGCAGGCTTGAAATCTTCCACTGA